GTCGAGGACGACCCCAGGGTCCCCCCTGCTGCCGGCCCGCTCGACGGCCTGCTGGTGGCCGACTTCTCGCGCATCCTCGCCGGACCGTACGCCTCGATGCTGCTGTCGGACATGGGCGCCCGGGTGGTCAAGGTCGAGGGGCGGGGCGGGGACGACACCCGCACCTGGCTGCCCCCCGTCCGCGGCGAGGTGTCCACGTACTACCTGGCGGTCAACCGCGGCAAGCGGTCGGTCGTGCTGGACCTCAAGGACCCCGACGACCTGGCCGCCGCGCAGGAGCTCGCCCGCCGCGCCGACGTCGTCATCGAGAACTTCAAGCCCGGCGGCCTGGCCCGGTTCGGCCTGGACTTCGCCACCGTCAGCGCCGGCAACCCCCGGGTGGTCTACGCCTCCATCACCGGCTTCGGCTCCGGGGCCGGCGCGGCGCTGCCCGGCTACGACCTCATGGTGCAGGCGATGTCGGGCCTGATGAGCCTCACGGGCGACCCGGACGGCTCCCCCTACCGCGCGGGCATCTCCGTCTTCGACGTCATGAGCGGCATGCAGGCGACCATCGGCGTCCTCGCCGCCCTCGCCTCGCGCGCCGTGACCGGCACCGGCCAGCACGTCGAGGTCAACCTGCTGTCGACCGCCCTGTCGGGCCTGGTCAACCACACGAGCGCCTGGGTGGCCGGCGGCACCGTCCCCTTCCGGATGGGCAACGCCCACCCCAGCCTGTTCCCCTACGAGCCGCTGCCGGTGGCCGACGGCGAGCTCATCGTCATCGCCGGCAACGACGGGCAGTTCGCGAAGCTGTGCGAGGTGCTGGGCGTCCCGGAGCTGCTCGAGGACCCGCGCTTCGCCCACAACCAGGACCGCACCGCCCACCGCGAGGGTCTGCGGCCGCTGCTCGTCGAGCGCCTGATGACCCGGACCCGCGACGAGTGGTTCCGTACCCTGCTCGACGCCGGCGTCCCCTGCGCGCCGATCAACACCGTCGACGAGGGCGTCGCGCTGGCCGAGGAGCTCGGGCTGGAGCCGGTCGTCGTGGTCGGCGAGGGCGACGCGGCCGTCCCCACGGTCCGCAACCCGCTGCGCTTCTCGGCCACCCCCGCCGGGTACGACCTGCCCCCGCCGGCCCTGGACGCCCACGGCGACGCCGTCCGCGCCTGGCTCGCCGGTCCCGCCGACGCCCCGCTGCCCGGAGGACGAGGATGAGCGACACCCCGCCGGCACCGGCGCCGGTCTACCGGACCTCGCTGGGCACCTCCACCGCCGACACCATCTCGCTGCTCGGCCACGACCTCGCCGGCGACCTCATGGGCCACGTCGGGTTCGGCGAGCTCGCGCTGTGGCTGGTCACCGGTGCGCGCCCGCAGCCCGGGGAGGTCGCGGTGTTCGAGGCCGTCCTCGTCGCCCTCGCCGACCACGGCTTCACCCCCACCGCGATCGCCGCCCGGCTGACGTACCTGTCCGCTCCGGACTCCCTGCAGGGCGCGCTCGCCGCGGGGCTGCTCGGCGGCGGGTCCCGGTTCCTGGGCGTCACCGAGGACACCGGGACCTGGCTGGCCGCCGCGCTCGCGGACGCCGGCCCGGACGGCGTGCCCGCCGACGACGACGAGGCCGGCTGGGACGCGCTGGCCCGCGACGGCGTCACGGCGACCCGTGCCGCCGGGCGGTTCGTCCCCGGTCTCGGCCACCCGGTGCACAAGGTGGCCGACCCCCGCACGCCACGCCTGGTCGCCATCGCGACCGAGAACGGCACGCTCGGCCCGCACCTGCGGCTGTTCCAGGCCGTGGGCCGGGTCGCCCCCGAGGTGCTCGGCCGCACCCTGCCGCTCAACGGCGCAGGGGTCTGCGGGGCGACGCTCGCCGACCTCGGGGTGCCGCTGCCCATGCTGCGGGGCGTGGCGCTGCTCGCCCGCGCCGCGGGCCTGCTGGGCCAGCTCGCCGAGGAGCACCGCGACCCCGTCGGCATGGACGTGTACCTGTCGGTCGACCGCAACGCCGTGTACGTCCCCCGCTCCGAGCGCTGAGCGCCCGGGCCACCCCCTCCGACGAAGGAGATCGCATGGCCGAGCTGGTCGCCGTCATCGCCTCGACCCACCACCCGTTCTACTACCGCGCCAGCACGGCGACCGGCGAGGACCGGCCGCCGTTCGCCGACGAGTGGGTGGCCAAGGTCGAGCGCTTCCGCGAGACGCTCACCCGCGCCCGGCCGGACGTCCTGCTCATGGTCGGCAGCGACCACTTCCACCAGCTGTGGCTGGACAACATGCCGCAGTTCCTCGTCGGCCACGCCGAGCAGTACGACGCGAACTGGTACAACGAGGAGCGCGAGTTCGGGCTGCCCCGGATGCGGATGACCGGGGACCGGGACCTGTCCGGCCACCTGCTGCGCGGCGGGCTCGACCTCGGCTTCGACCTGGCGTTCAGCAACGAGCTGCGCCTCGACCATTCCGTGACCTGCCCGATCATCACGCTGCGCCCGGAGAACGACCTGCCGATCGTGCCGGTCTACACGAACATCTTCGCGCCGCCGCTGCCGCAGCCGAAGAGGTTCGTCCAGCTGGGGCAGGCGATCCGGGAGCTCGTCGAGTCCTGGCCGAGCGACAAGCGGGTCGCGGTGATCGGCACCGGCCACCTCAGCCTGGAGCTCGGCGGCCCGCGCCAGTTCGGCCCGACCGGCCCGGACCCCGAGTTCGACCGGAAGGCCGTCGGGTGGATCGCGTCCGGCGACATCGAGAAGACGCTGGCGGAGGTGACGCTGGAGTCGCTGCACGCCCCCGGCAACGCCACCCACGGGTTCATGGACTTCATGCTCATGATGGGCGTGGCCGGCGAGGGCCAGGTCGCCGCGCACGCCGACAGCCTCGACCTGTTCCACACCATGGAGGCCTACTTCACCTGGTACCCCCAGGGCACCCCGGACGGAGGCCCGGCATGAGCAGGTACCTGCTCGACAAGTTCCTCTTCACCGTCGACCGCGACCCCGTGCTCGTCGAGCGCTACCGCGAGGACCCGGCCGGCACCGTCGCGGAGTGGGAGCGGACGACGGCCAACCGGCTGCTGTCGGCCCACGCCGGCGAGGACTCGACGTGGCTGGCGTTCACCGACGAGGAGCGGGCGGCGCTCGTCGCCCACGACTACCCGACGCTGTTCGGGATGGGCGCGCACCCGTTCCTCACGCTCACGCTGTTCATCGCCATGTTCGAGCGCGACCACCCCGAGCCGATGGCCTACCAGCGCGCCTACGCCGAGGCCCTGGCCCACTTCTCGCTGCCCTACCCCGACATCAGCACGTAGCCGTCGCGAGCACCCGACCGCCCACGAGGCCCGGGCGGCTCAGCCCGCGGCGGCCCGGGCGAGCACCTGCGCGACGGTGGCCTCGAGGTCGCCGCGGCGCAGCGCCCCGGTGCTGCGGCCGACCTCGCTGCCGTCAGGGCCGAAGACCACCACGGTGGGGACGCTGCGGACCTGGAGCAGGGCGGCCGTGGCCGGGCTGTCGTCGACGTCGCACACCCCGAACCGCACCGGGCCGTCGTGGGCGGCCGCCACGGCCCGGAACACCGGGGAGAACGTCCGGCACGGCGCGCACCAGGTCGCCGAGAAGTCGACGAAGGTCCAGCCGCCCTCGGTGAACGCCATGAAGTCCGTGTCGGTGACCGTCCGCACCGGGTCCTGCCGAGCCGTCGCCTCGTCCACCGGACCATGCTCGCAGCCGTCAGCGCAGGCGCGCCGGCCACCCCGCTGCGACGATCGGCGCGTGCGTGACCCCCGTGCGTCCGAGCGGTGGGAGCGCGCCACCCACTGGCCCCTCATGGCTGCTGCCGCACTGTTCCTCGTGGCCTACGCCTGGCCCGTGCTGGACCCGCGGCTCCCCGACCGCGCGGTGCTCGCCGCGGAGGTCACGACCTGGGCCGTGTGGGTGGCCTTCCTCGTGGACTACGTCGTCCGGCTGGCGCTGGCCCCGTCCCGCCGGCGCTTCGTCCGCTCGCACCCGCTGGAGCTCGCCGCGGTCGTGCTGCCCCTGGTCCGACCCCTGTCGCTGCTGCGGGTGGTCGCCACGCTGTCGGTGCTCCAGCGCGAGGCCGGGGCCAGCCTGCGCGGCCGGATCGCCACCTATGTCACGGGGGCGACGGCGCTGCTCGTGGTCGTCTCCGCCCTCGCCGTCCTCGAGGCCGAGCGAGAGCACCCGGACGCCCAGATCACGACGTTCCCCGACGCGGTGTGGTGGGCGCTGACGACGGTGAGCAGCGTCGGCTACGGCGACCTGGTGCCGGTCACCGGGGTCGGCAGGCTGGTGGCCGGCGGTCTGATGGTGGCGGGCATCGGCATCCTGGGCGTGGTCACCGCGACGCTCGCCTCCTACCTCGTGGAGCAGGTCTCGGTGCACGACGAGCGCGAGCAGCAGGAGCGCGCCGCCAGCCGCGCCCAGGTCGAGGAGCTCACCCGGCAGGTCGAGCGGCTGGCGGGTCTTCTGGAGGCCCGGGACCTCGGGGCTGCCCCCCCGGGCGGCCGTCCGTCCGGCCGCTGACGGGCGGAGGGACCTTCAGGCCGTGCGCCTGCGCAGCGTCGCGGCACCCCCGGCGAGGGCGGCTGCGGCGAAGGCCACGACGACCAGCAGCGGGCCCGCCAGGTCCCCGCCTGCACCGCCGGCCACCCCGCCCTCCCACCGGGCCACGACCGTCATGGCGTCGACCGCGTGGCTCAGCGGCAGCAGCGACGACAGCTCTCGCAGCCCGTCCGGCAGCGACGCCCGCGGCACGAGCAGCCCGCAGAGCAGCACCTGCGGCAGGACGACGGCGGGCATCATCTGCACCGCCTGCAGCTCGGTCGCGGCGAAGGCGCTCGCCAGCAGGCCGAGCGCCGTGCCGAGCACCGCGTCGACGACCGCCACCAGCAGCAGGGCGGCGACGGGACCCCGGACGTCCAGCCCGAGCAGGCCCACGGCCACGCCGACCGCCAGGACCGCCTGCGCCGTCGCGAGCAGGCCGAAGGCCAGGCCGTAGCCCAGCACGAGGTCGGCCTTGCCGAGGGGCGTGGTGAGCAGCCGCTCCAGCGTGCCGGTCTGCCGCTCCCGCAGGGTCGTCACGCTGGTGAGCAGGAACATGACGACGAACGGGAAGAGGGCCAGCATCGCCGGGCCGACGCGGTCGAACGCCGGGCCGCCCTCGTAGAGCCACGCCATGACCGACAGCAGGGCGGCGGGCAGCACGAGCACCATCGCCAGGGAGCGGCGGTCGCCGCGCACCTGGTGCAGCACCCGTCCCGCCGTGGCGGCGGCGAGCGCGGGCCGCACGAGGCCGCTCATGCCGGCACCGTGTCCTCGACCAGGGCCAGGAAGGCCTCCTCGACGTCGCGGGCACCGGTCCGGGCCAGGAGCTCGTCGTGGCTGCCCTCGGCGAGGACGCGGCCACCACGCAGCAGGACCAGGCGGTCGCAGCGTGCGGCCTCGTCCATCACGTGGCTGGACACCAGCAGCGTGGTCCCGCCCGCCGCGAGCCGGGCGAACAGCGCCCAGAGGTCGCGGCGGAGCACCGGGTCCAGGCCGACCGTCGGTTCGTCGAGGACGAGCAGCTCCGGC
The Aquipuribacter hungaricus DNA segment above includes these coding regions:
- a CDS encoding CaiB/BaiF CoA transferase family protein, producing the protein MVEDDPRVPPAAGPLDGLLVADFSRILAGPYASMLLSDMGARVVKVEGRGGDDTRTWLPPVRGEVSTYYLAVNRGKRSVVLDLKDPDDLAAAQELARRADVVIENFKPGGLARFGLDFATVSAGNPRVVYASITGFGSGAGAALPGYDLMVQAMSGLMSLTGDPDGSPYRAGISVFDVMSGMQATIGVLAALASRAVTGTGQHVEVNLLSTALSGLVNHTSAWVAGGTVPFRMGNAHPSLFPYEPLPVADGELIVIAGNDGQFAKLCEVLGVPELLEDPRFAHNQDRTAHREGLRPLLVERLMTRTRDEWFRTLLDAGVPCAPINTVDEGVALAEELGLEPVVVVGEGDAAVPTVRNPLRFSATPAGYDLPPPALDAHGDAVRAWLAGPADAPLPGGRG
- a CDS encoding citryl-CoA lyase, with translation MSDTPPAPAPVYRTSLGTSTADTISLLGHDLAGDLMGHVGFGELALWLVTGARPQPGEVAVFEAVLVALADHGFTPTAIAARLTYLSAPDSLQGALAAGLLGGGSRFLGVTEDTGTWLAAALADAGPDGVPADDDEAGWDALARDGVTATRAAGRFVPGLGHPVHKVADPRTPRLVAIATENGTLGPHLRLFQAVGRVAPEVLGRTLPLNGAGVCGATLADLGVPLPMLRGVALLARAAGLLGQLAEEHRDPVGMDVYLSVDRNAVYVPRSER
- a CDS encoding thioredoxin family protein, which encodes MDEATARQDPVRTVTDTDFMAFTEGGWTFVDFSATWCAPCRTFSPVFRAVAAAHDGPVRFGVCDVDDSPATAALLQVRSVPTVVVFGPDGSEVGRSTGALRRGDLEATVAQVLARAAAG
- a CDS encoding potassium channel family protein: MRDPRASERWERATHWPLMAAAALFLVAYAWPVLDPRLPDRAVLAAEVTTWAVWVAFLVDYVVRLALAPSRRRFVRSHPLELAAVVLPLVRPLSLLRVVATLSVLQREAGASLRGRIATYVTGATALLVVVSALAVLEAEREHPDAQITTFPDAVWWALTTVSSVGYGDLVPVTGVGRLVAGGLMVAGIGILGVVTATLASYLVEQVSVHDEREQQERAASRAQVEELTRQVERLAGLLEARDLGAAPPGGRPSGR
- a CDS encoding ABC transporter permease, translating into MSGLVRPALAAATAGRVLHQVRGDRRSLAMVLVLPAALLSVMAWLYEGGPAFDRVGPAMLALFPFVVMFLLTSVTTLRERQTGTLERLLTTPLGKADLVLGYGLAFGLLATAQAVLAVGVAVGLLGLDVRGPVAALLLVAVVDAVLGTALGLLASAFAATELQAVQMMPAVVLPQVLLCGLLVPRASLPDGLRELSSLLPLSHAVDAMTVVARWEGGVAGGAGGDLAGPLLVVVAFAAAALAGGAATLRRRTA